TGAGTCCACCAAATCCATAGATAAATACATTTCGAGCCAAAACGGAATCCGCACCTGCAGGCCTATAACTCACACCCTTTAATGCAAGAGGAACTAAAAACACCATGATCAAGGCATTAAAGATGACGGCGCTTAAAACTGCAGATTCAGGACTTGCAAAACCTAGAATATTCAAAACAGATAAAGCACCTATTCCACCTATTGGAAATAAACCTGCAAACATAGCTGGCAAGATCACAAAATATTTAGATACATCGTTTGCGATGCTGAAAGTTGTCAAAGAACCCCTTGTCATCAAGAGTTGTTTTCCAATCTCCACGATCTCTATAAGTTTAGTTGGATTACTATCCAGATCGATCATATTTCCCGCTTCTCTCGCGGTTTGGGTGCCTGTATTCATCGCAACACCCACATCTGCTTGCGCTAAGGCAGGTGCATCGTTTGTTCCGTCCCCTATCATAGCCACGAGTTTTCCGCCAGTCTGTTCTTCACGGATACGTTTTAGTTTTGTTTCGGGTGTCGCTTCTGCTATAAAGTCGTCCACTCCCGCTTCCGCAGCAATTGCTGCAGCAGTCAGAGGATTGTCTCCAGTGATCATCACTGTTCTGATCCCCATTTGCCTGAGCCTTGCAAATCTTTCCTTGATCCCACCTTTTACTATATCTTTTAGATGAATGACCCCCAAAATTTCTCTACCTTCAGAAACAACTAAAGGAGTTCCTCCTTCCCTCGCAATCTCATCTACAATATCCAAAATCTCTTTCGGATACTCCCCACCTAAACCCGTAATATGATTTCGAATAGATTCTGAAGCTCCTTTTCGGATCATAGGTCTTGTTTTCCCTTCCGAGTCTGGCTCAAAGTCTACACCGCTCATTTTACTTTTAGCGGTGAATGGAACAAATTTCCCACCTAACTCGGCTAAGTTCCTTCCTCTCAGATCGAATTTTTCTTTTGCTAAGACTACGATGGATCTCCCTTCCGGTGTTTCGTCTGAAAGAGATGCAAGTTGTGCTGCATCTGCTAAATCCTTTTCTGAAATTCCTGGAGCAGGAACAAATCTGGTGGCCATTCTATTCCCCAAAGTGATGGTCCCTGTTTTGTCCAATAAAAGGACGTCTATATCTCCCGCAGCTTCGATCGCTCGACCGGACTTAGCGATTACGTTCCTTCTCATGAGTCTATCCATACCACTGATACCAATCGCGGATAACAATCCGCCAATTGTAGTAGGGATCAAACATACCAAAAGACCAACTAACGCAGGAAAAGAACCTGCGAGTCCCAAATCCCCCCCTCCTTCTTTTTGGCTGTAGAATACAGCAGGAACGAGTGACGTAATCGCCACCAAAAACACCAAAGATAATGCGGAAAGAAGAATGGATAGTGCAATCTCGTTCGGAGTCTTTTGTCTAGAAGCTCCTTCTACAAGAGAGATCATTTTATCTATAAAAGTTTTTCCGGGATCCGTAGTGATCTGAACTACGATTCGATCGCTTAAAACTTTCGTGCCTCCAGTGACAGCGGACCTATCTCCTCCGGATTCTCGGATCACTGGAGCAGATTCTCCGGTAATTGCGGATTCGTCGACTGAGGCGATACCTTCTACGACCTCACCATCGCCAGGGATCAGATCACCCGATTGGCAAACTACCTTGTCTCCCGTTCTTAACTCGGAAGAAGGAACTATAAGTACGGAACTCCCACTTAATTTATTCGCCTTGGATTCCTTTCTCGTTTTTTTCAAGGACTCTGCCTTTGCTTTCCCCCTGCCTTCCGCCAATGCTTCTGCAAAATTAGCGAATAAAACTGTAGCCCATAACCAAATTGAGATCTGTAAACCGAAACCTAAATTTACAGGATGAAATATAATATCATAAGAGCTTAATATTGCTCCTATATACACTATAAACATTACAGGATTTTTCCATTGGACCCTAGGATCCAATTTTATGAAAGAATCTAGAATTGCTTTGAATACCGACTTTGGATCCTGGAAAAAAGAAGACTTTTTGTTTTTCATAAAATCCTAAACCTTAAAATTTCGAACCGGAATGCAAAAGAATATGCTCACTTCCGGGTCCTAAAACCAAAACAGGCAGGAATGTTAGAGCTCCTACCAAGAAGATCACGGAAAGAAGAAGTAACACAAACAAAGGACTTTCTGTTGAGAATGTACCTTCTCCCTTTGGAGCGATCTTTTTGCCGAATAAGGCTCCGCCGAGCCCCAAAGCAGGAATGATCACCGCAAATCTTCCCACCAACATGCAAAAAGAAAGGGATAAATTGTAAAATGGAGTATTCACATTCAAACCTGCAAATGCAGATCCGTTGTTTCCGGAAGCGGAAGCGAATGCGTATAAAATTTCTGTCAGACCATGAGGTCCCGAATTCGTTCTGGAAGAAAGAGCAGATTCATGTAGAAGTGAAAATGCAGTGAATAAAAGAATACAAAGCCCAGGGACCAAAACTCCCATAAGGGCAAGTTTTACTTCTTTTGATTCTATCTTCTTTCCTAAATATTCGGGAGTTCTTCCTACCATGAGTCCTGCGATAAATACGGTAAGAACCACATAGAATAACATTCCGATAAGCCCGACACCCACTCCTCCGAATACAACTTCTCCCAGAAGAATATTCCAAACTGCTAACCCTCCCGCAAGAGGAGAAAAACTGTCATGCATCGCATTTACAGAACCGTTAGAAGCTGCCGTAGTTGCCATTCCCCAAAGAACACTTTGGGCCACTCCGAATCTGGTCTCTTTTCCTTCCCAATTTCCGGCAAAGAGACCTTCTGACCAAAGAGATATGGAAAGACTTAGGAAAAAGAGAAGAGTCATTCCAAAAAAGATAGAAAGACCTGCCTTCCAGGAGCCAACCCATCTTCCATAAGCAAAAGGTAATGCACCCGGAAGAAGTAGGATCAAAATACATTGCAACCAACTAGAAAAAACAGTAGGGTTCTCGAAAGGATGGGCGGAGTTTACACCGAAAAATCCGCCGCCGTTCGTTCCCAATTGTTTGATCGCAATCTGAGAAGCGGCAGGCCCGAGAGGGATCTTTACGGAATGGCCTTCGATCCCAATTGAGTCCACGTATTTGGAAAAATCCATGACCACACCTTGGGAAACTAAAACGAACGCTACTAAGATGGAAATCGGTAAAAGAATATATAATATACTTCTGGTTAGATCTATATAAAAGTTCCCTATCCCGGAAGAATCATTTGGCTTAGAGATCATTCCCCTTGCCATGGCTGCTAATACTGCGATTCCTGTCCCGGCACTCACAAAATTCTGCACTCCTAAGAGTAACATCTGGCTTAAGTAAGAGAGAGAAACTTCTCCAGAATATGCCTGCCAATTCGTGTTCGTAACAAAACTAACCGACGTATTCCACGCCAGGTCCCAAGCTACTCCAGATTTACCTTCCGGATTTCCAGGAAGAAGGTCTTGAAAATGAAGGCCAAGCACAACCAGGGACAAACTTAATAGTGTAAAAATCCCAATATCGAATAGATACACTTTCCAATCCGAGTTCTGATCTTCCTTGATCCCCGAAATCTTATATAGAAATGATTCGAATTTAGAAAGGAAGGTAAACCGTTTGGAAATTTCTCCCTTGAGGACCTCTGCTATATAAATTCCTAAAAAGGGAGAAAGAAGAAATAAAACCGTAAAGTATAAAAAGAAGAAGATCGAGTCGTTTCCGTTCATTCCGATCTCCTAAAATTTTTCCGGTTTTAAAATGGAGAAGGATAGATAACCGCATAACGCTATTACTAAAACGATTAGAAATGTATAAGACAAGAATTCCTCCCAGGCGGAAATTTTTCCGTCTATTCCCAAAAACCTAACCGGTTTTTTGGAATTCGTCAATGCGAACCCGCATGAGAGGAACTGTTAAACGCGTTAATTTTGCGTTAAGATCTAGGTGTAGAATTTTACCAAGTCGGAAACTTC
The Leptospira johnsonii genome window above contains:
- the kdpB gene encoding potassium-transporting ATPase subunit KdpB, which codes for MKNKKSSFFQDPKSVFKAILDSFIKLDPRVQWKNPVMFIVYIGAILSSYDIIFHPVNLGFGLQISIWLWATVLFANFAEALAEGRGKAKAESLKKTRKESKANKLSGSSVLIVPSSELRTGDKVVCQSGDLIPGDGEVVEGIASVDESAITGESAPVIRESGGDRSAVTGGTKVLSDRIVVQITTDPGKTFIDKMISLVEGASRQKTPNEIALSILLSALSLVFLVAITSLVPAVFYSQKEGGGDLGLAGSFPALVGLLVCLIPTTIGGLLSAIGISGMDRLMRRNVIAKSGRAIEAAGDIDVLLLDKTGTITLGNRMATRFVPAPGISEKDLADAAQLASLSDETPEGRSIVVLAKEKFDLRGRNLAELGGKFVPFTAKSKMSGVDFEPDSEGKTRPMIRKGASESIRNHITGLGGEYPKEILDIVDEIAREGGTPLVVSEGREILGVIHLKDIVKGGIKERFARLRQMGIRTVMITGDNPLTAAAIAAEAGVDDFIAEATPETKLKRIREEQTGGKLVAMIGDGTNDAPALAQADVGVAMNTGTQTAREAGNMIDLDSNPTKLIEIVEIGKQLLMTRGSLTTFSIANDVSKYFVILPAMFAGLFPIGGIGALSVLNILGFASPESAVLSAVIFNALIMVFLVPLALKGVSYRPAGADSVLARNVFIYGFGGLILPFFGIKGIDLVLSFTKGVFG
- the kdpA gene encoding potassium-transporting ATPase subunit KdpA, yielding MNGNDSIFFFLYFTVLFLLSPFLGIYIAEVLKGEISKRFTFLSKFESFLYKISGIKEDQNSDWKVYLFDIGIFTLLSLSLVVLGLHFQDLLPGNPEGKSGVAWDLAWNTSVSFVTNTNWQAYSGEVSLSYLSQMLLLGVQNFVSAGTGIAVLAAMARGMISKPNDSSGIGNFYIDLTRSILYILLPISILVAFVLVSQGVVMDFSKYVDSIGIEGHSVKIPLGPAASQIAIKQLGTNGGGFFGVNSAHPFENPTVFSSWLQCILILLLPGALPFAYGRWVGSWKAGLSIFFGMTLLFFLSLSISLWSEGLFAGNWEGKETRFGVAQSVLWGMATTAASNGSVNAMHDSFSPLAGGLAVWNILLGEVVFGGVGVGLIGMLFYVVLTVFIAGLMVGRTPEYLGKKIESKEVKLALMGVLVPGLCILLFTAFSLLHESALSSRTNSGPHGLTEILYAFASASGNNGSAFAGLNVNTPFYNLSLSFCMLVGRFAVIIPALGLGGALFGKKIAPKGEGTFSTESPLFVLLLLSVIFLVGALTFLPVLVLGPGSEHILLHSGSKF
- a CDS encoding potassium-transporting ATPase subunit F — translated: MTNSKKPVRFLGIDGKISAWEEFLSYTFLIVLVIALCGYLSFSILKPEKF